The following proteins are co-located in the Nilaparvata lugens isolate BPH chromosome 14, ASM1435652v1, whole genome shotgun sequence genome:
- the LOC111053229 gene encoding gastrula zinc finger protein XlCGF57.1-like isoform X9 — MATVTVKKEEEEDEDDSSQQPAAVEDDCSQQNYLIPGYNMIFIKEDPYDEQEAEESAVKSEPEMWPSNCSTSGRDYATEVGGLNEHSISPVEKCTESSVAGKKTKLYSCAHCSYETPNSANLKRHIRKHTGETPFSCELCDFKSSQLGNLKSHIRTHTGEKPFSCEFCDFKSTQSVHLKSHMRTHTGEKPYSCEFCDFKSARLGVLKIHTRTHTGEKPFSCVFCDFKSTQSVHLKSHMRTHTGEKPFSCEFCDFKSSWLGALKRHIRTHTGEKPFSCEFCDFKSAYSGNLKVHMKTHTGETPFSCEFCDFKSPRLADLKRHIRTHTGEKPFSCEFCDFKSSQSGHLKSHMRTHTGENPFSCELCDFKSSQLGSLKSHMRTHTGEKPFSCELCDFKSSQLGSLKSHMRTHTGEKPFSCELCDFKSARLGVLKVHIRTHTGEKPFSCELCDFKSSQLSNLKSHMRTHTGEKPFNCELCDFKSIRLGILKVHIRTHTGEKPFSCELCDFKSSQLSNLKSHMRTHTGEKPFSCELCDFKSSQLGSLKRHIRMHTGETATS, encoded by the exons ATGGCGACAGTTACTGTtaaaaaggaagaggaggaggatgaggatgatagCAGCCAGCAACCAGCTGCAGTGGAAGATGATTGCAGCCAACAAAATTATCTAATTCCtggctacaacatgatcttcatCAAAGAGGATCCATATG ATGAGCAAGAGGCTGAAGAAAGTGCAGTGAAGAGTGAACCAGAGATGTGGCCTTCAAACTGCAGCACATCTGGCCGAGACTATGCAACAGAAGTGGGTGGACTGAATGAGCATTCAATCTCTCCAGTGGAAAAGTGCACTGAGTCATCTGTGGCTGGCAAAAAGACCAAGCTCTACAGCTGTGCTCACTGTAGCTATGAAACACCAAATTCTGCTAATTTGAAGAGACACATTCGGAAACACActggagaaacacctttcagctgtgaGTTATGTGACTTCAAAAGTTCTCAGTTAGGTAATTTGAAAAgtcatatcagaacacatactggagaaaaacctttcagctgcgagttttgtgacttcaaaagtACTCAGTCAGTTCATTTGAAAAGTCATATGAGAACAcacactggagaaaaaccttacagctgcgagttttgtgacttcaaaagtgCTAGGTTAGGTGTTTTGAAAATACATACTAGAACAcacactggagaaaaacctttcagctgcgtgttttgtgacttcaaaagtACTCAGTCAGTTCATTTGAAAAGTCATATGAGAACAcacactggagaaaaacctttcagctgcgagttttgtgacttcaaaagtTCTTGGTTAGGTGCTTTGAAaagacatatcagaacacatactggagaaaaacctttcagctgcgagttttgtgacttcaaaagtgCTTATTCAGGTAATTTGAAAGTACATATGaaaacacatactggagaaacacctttcagctgtgagttttgtgacttcaaaagtCCTAGGTTAGCTGATTTGAAaagacatatcagaacacatactggagaaaaacctttcagctgcgagttttgtgacttcaaaagtTCTCAGTCAGGTCATTTGAAAAGTCATAtgagaacacatactggagaaaaccCTTTCAGCTGTGAGTTATGTGACTTCAAAAGTTCTCAGTTAGGTAGTTTGAAAAGTCATAtgagaacacatactggagaaaaacctttcagctgtgaGTTATGTGACTTCAAAAGTTCTCAGTTAGGTAGTTTGAAAAGTCATAtgagaacacatactggagaaaaacctttcagctgtgaGTTATGTGACTTCAAAAGTGCTAGGTTAGGTGTTTTGAAAGTACATAttagaacacatactggagaaaaacctttcagctgtgaGTTATGTGACTTCAAAAGTTCTCAGTTAAGTAATTTGAAAAGTCATAtgagaacacatactggagaaaaacctttcaacTGCGAGCTTTGTGACTTCAAAAGTATTAGATTAGGTATTTTGAAAGTACATAttagaacacatactggagaaaaacctttcagctgtgaGTTATGTGACTTCAAAAGTTCTCAGTTAAGTAATTTGAAAAGTCATAtgagaacacatactggagaaaaacctttcagctgtgaGTTATGTGACTTCAAAAGTTCTCAGTTAGGTAGTTTGAAACGACATATCAGAATGCATACAGGAGAAACAGCTACtagctaa
- the LOC111053229 gene encoding gastrula zinc finger protein XlCGF57.1-like isoform X8, whose protein sequence is MESEMATVTVKKEEEEDEDDSSQQPAAVEDDCSQQNYLIPGYNMIFIKEDPYDEQEAEGSAVKSEPEMWPSNCSTSGRDYATEMATVTVKKEEEEDEDDSSQQPAAVEDDCSQQNYLIPGYNMIFIKEDPYDEQEAEESAVKSEPEMWPSNCSTSGRDYATEVGGLNEHSISPVEKCTESSVAGKKTKLYSCAHCSYETPNSANLKRHIRKHTGETPFSCELCDFKSSQLGNLKSHIRTHTGEKPFSCEFCDFKSTQSVHLKSHMRTHTGEKPYSCEFCDFKSARLGVLKIHTRTHTGEKPFSCVFCDFKSTQSVHLKSHMRTHTGEKPFSCEFCDFKSSWLGALKRHIRTHTGEKPFSCEFCDFKSAYSGNLKVHMKTHTGETPFSCEFCDFKSPRLADLKRHIRTHTGEKPFSCEFCDFKSSQSGHLKSHMRTHTGENPFSCELCDFKSSQLGSLKSHMRTHTGEKPFSCELCDFKSSQLGSLKSHMRTHTGEKPFSCELCDFKSARLGVLKVHIRTHTGEKPFSCELCDFKSSQLSNLKSHMRTHTGEKPFNCELCDFKSIRLGILKVHIRTHTGEKPFSCELCDFKSSQLSNLKSHMRTHTGEKPFSCELCDFKSSQLGSLKRHIRMHTGETATS, encoded by the exons ATGGCGACAGTTACTGTtaaaaaggaagaggaggaggatgaggatgatagCAGCCAGCAACCAGCTGCAGTGGAAGATGATTGCAGCCAACAAAATTATCTAATTCCtggctacaacatgatcttcatCAAAGAGGATCCATATG ATGAGCAAGAGGCTGAAGGAAGTGCAGTGAAGAGTGAACCAGAGATGTGGCCTTCAAACTGCAGCACATCTGGCCGAGACTATGCAACAGAA ATGGCGACAGTTACTGTtaaaaaggaagaggaggaggatgaggatgatagCAGCCAGCAACCAGCTGCAGTGGAAGATGATTGCAGCCAACAAAATTATCTAATTCCtggctacaacatgatcttcatCAAAGAGGATCCATATG ATGAGCAAGAGGCTGAAGAAAGTGCAGTGAAGAGTGAACCAGAGATGTGGCCTTCAAACTGCAGCACATCTGGCCGAGACTATGCAACAGAAGTGGGTGGACTGAATGAGCATTCAATCTCTCCAGTGGAAAAGTGCACTGAGTCATCTGTGGCTGGCAAAAAGACCAAGCTCTACAGCTGTGCTCACTGTAGCTATGAAACACCAAATTCTGCTAATTTGAAGAGACACATTCGGAAACACActggagaaacacctttcagctgtgaGTTATGTGACTTCAAAAGTTCTCAGTTAGGTAATTTGAAAAgtcatatcagaacacatactggagaaaaacctttcagctgcgagttttgtgacttcaaaagtACTCAGTCAGTTCATTTGAAAAGTCATATGAGAACAcacactggagaaaaaccttacagctgcgagttttgtgacttcaaaagtgCTAGGTTAGGTGTTTTGAAAATACATACTAGAACAcacactggagaaaaacctttcagctgcgtgttttgtgacttcaaaagtACTCAGTCAGTTCATTTGAAAAGTCATATGAGAACAcacactggagaaaaacctttcagctgcgagttttgtgacttcaaaagtTCTTGGTTAGGTGCTTTGAAaagacatatcagaacacatactggagaaaaacctttcagctgcgagttttgtgacttcaaaagtgCTTATTCAGGTAATTTGAAAGTACATATGaaaacacatactggagaaacacctttcagctgtgagttttgtgacttcaaaagtCCTAGGTTAGCTGATTTGAAaagacatatcagaacacatactggagaaaaacctttcagctgcgagttttgtgacttcaaaagtTCTCAGTCAGGTCATTTGAAAAGTCATAtgagaacacatactggagaaaaccCTTTCAGCTGTGAGTTATGTGACTTCAAAAGTTCTCAGTTAGGTAGTTTGAAAAGTCATAtgagaacacatactggagaaaaacctttcagctgtgaGTTATGTGACTTCAAAAGTTCTCAGTTAGGTAGTTTGAAAAGTCATAtgagaacacatactggagaaaaacctttcagctgtgaGTTATGTGACTTCAAAAGTGCTAGGTTAGGTGTTTTGAAAGTACATAttagaacacatactggagaaaaacctttcagctgtgaGTTATGTGACTTCAAAAGTTCTCAGTTAAGTAATTTGAAAAGTCATAtgagaacacatactggagaaaaacctttcaacTGCGAGCTTTGTGACTTCAAAAGTATTAGATTAGGTATTTTGAAAGTACATAttagaacacatactggagaaaaacctttcagctgtgaGTTATGTGACTTCAAAAGTTCTCAGTTAAGTAATTTGAAAAGTCATAtgagaacacatactggagaaaaacctttcagctgtgaGTTATGTGACTTCAAAAGTTCTCAGTTAGGTAGTTTGAAACGACATATCAGAATGCATACAGGAGAAACAGCTACtagctaa